A genomic segment from Rubrobacter tropicus encodes:
- a CDS encoding helix-turn-helix domain-containing protein — translation MAITHEELAGRLKAARENAGLTQQEVAEEVGMTRLAVVRIEAGRRAVNSLELAEMARLYGRGISEFLEEGVFEEDPLAALFRAAPGYAEDPKLKRELLRCVELCREATNLEGLLGLSSSSASLVGYEFKGLSSRWDAVNQGRYIAEQERNRLDLGTSPTWEVAEIVARQGVRVTEYDMPDAVSGLFFHSEDTGFAIVINRGHSRSRRLFSYAHEYCHLLADRDRFGGISHAGNRSELAEVRANAFAAHFLMPEAGVRSFLKTLGKGEGTRQNLEIYDEWEGVPAQRRTPTGSQEVRVHDVVGLSHHFGTSYEAALYHLLNLGIIRKDTFDALWESKGAQGPIRRAFRIPEWDEAFRFDLAEQLLSLGFEAYRREEISRGKLMELAEKTGVEREEIEEALYDAQPRPEPIEAILPGE, via the coding sequence GTGGCCATCACGCACGAGGAGCTTGCCGGGCGGCTCAAGGCGGCCCGGGAGAACGCCGGGCTGACGCAGCAGGAGGTCGCCGAGGAGGTTGGGATGACCCGACTCGCGGTGGTGCGCATCGAGGCCGGCAGGCGCGCCGTGAACAGCCTCGAACTGGCGGAGATGGCGCGGCTCTACGGGCGCGGCATCTCCGAGTTCCTCGAAGAGGGGGTATTCGAGGAGGACCCGCTGGCCGCCCTGTTCAGGGCGGCCCCCGGCTACGCGGAGGACCCCAAGCTCAAGAGGGAACTGCTGCGGTGCGTCGAACTGTGCCGCGAGGCCACGAATTTGGAGGGGCTTCTGGGGCTCTCCTCCTCGTCCGCCTCCCTCGTTGGGTACGAGTTCAAGGGCCTTTCTAGTCGCTGGGACGCCGTCAACCAGGGGCGGTACATCGCGGAGCAGGAGAGGAACCGCCTGGACCTGGGGACGTCGCCCACTTGGGAGGTGGCCGAGATCGTCGCCCGTCAGGGAGTGCGGGTGACCGAGTACGATATGCCGGACGCCGTGTCCGGGCTCTTCTTTCACAGCGAGGACACGGGGTTCGCGATCGTTATCAACCGGGGGCATTCCCGGAGCCGCAGGCTGTTCTCCTACGCCCACGAGTACTGTCACCTGCTCGCCGACCGCGACCGCTTCGGCGGCATAAGCCACGCGGGGAACAGGAGCGAGCTGGCGGAAGTGCGCGCCAACGCGTTCGCGGCACATTTCCTGATGCCCGAGGCCGGCGTGAGATCCTTCCTCAAGACGCTCGGCAAGGGCGAGGGAACCCGGCAGAACCTCGAGATCTACGACGAGTGGGAAGGGGTGCCGGCGCAGAGGCGGACGCCCACAGGCAGCCAGGAGGTGCGGGTCCACGACGTCGTCGGCCTGTCCCACCACTTTGGCACGAGCTACGAGGCTGCGCTCTACCACCTCCTCAATCTGGGCATCATCAGGAAGGACACCTTCGATGCCCTCTGGGAGAGCAAGGGAGCCCAAGGGCCCATCCGTCGGGCCTTCCGCATACCGGAGTGGGACGAGGCGTTCCGCTTCGACCTCGCCGAACAGCTGCTGTCGCTGGGTTTCGAGGCCTACAGGCGGGAGGAGATCTCGCGCGGCAAGCTCATGGAGCTGGCAGAGAAGACGGGGGTGGAACGCGAAGAGATAGAGGAGGCGCTCTACGACGCCCAGCCGCGGCCGGAGCCGATCGAAGCGATACTCCCGGGCGAATAG